The following coding sequences are from one Shewanella violacea DSS12 window:
- a CDS encoding Gfo/Idh/MocA family protein, with protein sequence MAVDNKRIRIGVIGFGTIGKYVVDGALAHNEFEVVAIFDPSLLSVSAEFMSAEKYRHISLMASANELVAYQQVDLVYIATPPATHIEYCRLALAQRKAIWCEKPLSVDLMAAKKLVEELEASGLVSAVNLSLASSPILDKLVSLTMEEEHGAAQQVEMRFHYSEWPRHWQVGAASWLSSREQGGFLREVFSHFVFLQHRLFGEMKLTNCQISFAAGGCETYVMAQYLCGSLPVRVCGGIGGVAPDTNEWTLFTDRRAIRYSDWNKLSMGTQESWWDVDIGQVGSSVLLQLDEVAKMMRGKPHKLASFREALAVQVVVEQTLNSSC encoded by the coding sequence TTGGCTGTCGATAATAAGAGAATACGTATCGGAGTGATTGGCTTTGGTACTATAGGTAAATATGTAGTAGATGGTGCGCTGGCACACAATGAGTTTGAGGTGGTCGCTATCTTTGACCCCAGCTTATTATCTGTATCTGCTGAGTTTATGTCCGCAGAAAAATATAGACACATAAGCTTGATGGCCTCGGCTAATGAACTGGTTGCATACCAACAAGTTGATCTGGTTTATATCGCTACACCTCCTGCAACACACATCGAATATTGTCGTCTGGCCCTGGCTCAGAGGAAGGCTATATGGTGTGAGAAGCCCCTAAGTGTCGATCTTATGGCTGCTAAGAAGTTAGTCGAAGAGCTTGAGGCTTCTGGACTCGTGTCTGCCGTGAATCTGTCATTAGCCAGCAGCCCAATTTTAGATAAACTAGTGTCACTCACAATGGAAGAAGAGCATGGCGCAGCTCAGCAAGTAGAGATGAGGTTTCACTATAGTGAGTGGCCGAGGCATTGGCAGGTTGGCGCAGCCAGCTGGTTAAGTTCCAGGGAGCAGGGCGGCTTTCTTCGTGAGGTGTTCTCTCATTTTGTATTTTTACAGCATCGCCTATTTGGTGAGATGAAGCTGACGAATTGTCAGATCTCTTTTGCCGCTGGGGGCTGCGAAACTTATGTGATGGCCCAATATCTTTGTGGCTCTCTTCCCGTCAGAGTCTGTGGTGGTATTGGTGGAGTCGCACCGGACACTAACGAGTGGACCTTATTCACTGACAGGCGCGCCATTCGATACTCAGATTGGAATAAATTGAGCATGGGAACTCAGGAATCTTGGTGGGATGTAGACATAGGTCAAGTGGGGAGCTCAGTTTTATTACAGTTGGATGAAGTTGCTAAGATGATGAGGGGGAAACCTCATAAACTGGCTAGTTTCAGGGAGGCTTTAGCCGTTCAAGTTGTCGTGGAACAGACCTTAAATTCAAGCTGCTAA
- the cysI gene encoding assimilatory sulfite reductase (NADPH) hemoprotein subunit → MSENKNAEQAEPLSINEHLKTDSNFLRGTIQEGLDTAVTGSFSEGDQQLIKFHGFYQQDDRDLRNERKEQKLEPLYSFMLRARVAGGVCTPDQWLGVDEIASTLTSSNSIRLTTRQTFQYHGISKRNLRALIQSLDSKALDSIAACGDVNRNVMCNPNPVESRLHEQAFYWAKKLSDNYLPRTKAYAEIWLGDDKLATSEGDDVEPVYGKTYLPRKFKMAVAVPPDNDVDVYTNDLGFIAVAEEGELIGFNLVAGGGMGSTHGEVQTFPRLADDFGYIKAEDTLKFAEAILKVQRDWGNRSNRKLSRLKYTIVKYGYEVFKAEVEKRAGVKFEPKRDVVIGDRGDRYGWIKGVDNQWHLTLFIEGGRIKDLPGQPLQTGLREIAKIHKGDFRMTSNQNLIIARVAAEDKAEIEALARSHGLMGKLITETRGRSIACVALPTCALAMAEAERYFPDFLTKVESLQEKHGFLNQGIVIRMTGCPNGCARPFAAEIGLVGKAPGRYNLYLGASFEGTRLNKLYRENIQEAEILSELDTLFARYVGEREEGETFGNFTVRIGVVAAVIDAAKDFHGQSSNA, encoded by the coding sequence ATGTCAGAAAATAAAAATGCAGAACAAGCAGAGCCATTATCAATTAATGAGCATCTTAAAACCGACAGTAATTTTCTGAGAGGCACGATTCAGGAAGGCTTAGATACGGCTGTTACAGGATCTTTTAGTGAAGGCGATCAGCAGTTGATCAAATTCCATGGTTTTTACCAGCAAGATGATCGCGATCTAAGAAATGAGCGTAAAGAACAGAAACTAGAGCCGCTTTATAGCTTTATGCTACGGGCACGTGTTGCCGGTGGTGTGTGTACTCCGGATCAGTGGCTGGGTGTCGATGAAATAGCGTCAACCTTGACCAGCTCTAACAGCATACGCTTGACCACACGTCAGACATTTCAGTATCACGGCATCTCTAAGCGTAACCTAAGAGCCTTGATCCAGAGTCTGGACAGTAAGGCGCTGGATTCGATTGCCGCCTGTGGTGACGTCAACCGTAATGTCATGTGTAATCCAAACCCAGTAGAGTCTCGCTTACACGAGCAGGCGTTCTACTGGGCCAAGAAATTGTCGGATAACTATTTGCCACGCACTAAGGCTTATGCAGAGATTTGGCTTGGAGATGACAAGCTTGCCACCAGTGAAGGTGATGATGTCGAGCCTGTATATGGTAAGACGTATCTGCCGCGTAAGTTTAAGATGGCCGTTGCCGTACCGCCAGATAATGATGTAGACGTATACACCAATGATCTGGGTTTTATCGCGGTAGCGGAAGAGGGCGAGCTTATCGGCTTTAACTTGGTGGCTGGTGGCGGTATGGGCTCAACCCATGGTGAAGTGCAGACTTTTCCACGTCTAGCCGATGATTTTGGCTATATTAAGGCCGAAGATACATTGAAGTTTGCCGAGGCCATATTAAAAGTTCAGCGTGACTGGGGTAACCGCTCTAATCGTAAACTTTCGAGACTAAAGTACACCATAGTCAAATATGGCTATGAGGTATTTAAGGCCGAAGTAGAGAAGCGTGCCGGGGTTAAATTTGAGCCCAAACGTGATGTGGTCATCGGCGATCGCGGTGATCGTTATGGCTGGATAAAAGGTGTAGATAATCAGTGGCACCTGACGCTATTTATCGAAGGCGGGCGCATCAAGGATTTACCCGGTCAGCCGTTACAAACCGGATTAAGGGAGATTGCCAAGATACATAAGGGCGATTTCCGCATGACCTCTAATCAAAACCTGATCATAGCCCGTGTTGCTGCAGAGGATAAGGCCGAGATAGAAGCCTTAGCCCGTAGCCATGGTCTGATGGGGAAATTGATCACAGAAACAAGAGGCCGCTCAATTGCTTGTGTTGCACTGCCAACTTGTGCCCTCGCCATGGCTGAAGCCGAGCGTTATTTCCCGGACTTCCTGACGAAAGTAGAGTCATTGCAAGAGAAGCATGGCTTCTTGAATCAAGGCATTGTCATCCGTATGACAGGTTGTCCTAACGGTTGTGCCAGACCTTTCGCGGCCGAAATTGGCCTAGTAGGTAAGGCGCCGGGTCGCTATAACCTATATCTGGGCGCGAGCTTCGAAGGTACACGTTTAAATAAACTCTATCGCGAGAATATTCAAGAAGCAGAGATCTTATCTGAGCTTGATACCTTGTTCGCCAGATATGTGGGTGAACGGGAAGAGGGCGAAACCTTTGGTAATTTCACGGTACGCATAGGCGTCGTGGCAGCGGTAATTGATGCCGCTAAGGATTTTCATGGACAGAGTAGTAATGCCTGA
- a CDS encoding assimilatory sulfite reductase (NADPH) flavoprotein subunit: MLLKELSSFASPLSSGQVDKLKQLTAELSAVQLAWVSGYLSATAEQGTNLLGSETAAQSDPAQTITILYGSQTGNGRGVASELAAKAQAQGYAVNLASMGDYKVRQLKQETILLAVVSTHGEGEAPDDAIELHKFLASKRAPKLENLNYSVLALGDSSYEFFCQTGKDFDDRLSALGAKPLQTLVECDVDYESAVELWQESVLEAVKPLIETSGASVVSLSGSGIPGAAASEFTKQKPYTAELLVSQKLTGRESDRDVRHVEIDLGESGLSYQAGDALGVWFTNTETLVEELLTKLSLDGDEAVTVGKDTLSLKQALIEKKELTQLYPGLVKDWAALSGNAELLSISDDKALTRQFVLNHQLADLVTNYSAEVTSTQLLAMLRPITPRLYSIASSQSEVESEVHLTVALVEDEREGGARFGGASQFLSQAQEGAEVKVYVEPNKHFRLPENPETAVIMVGPGTGIAPFRAFMQERAAQGIEGNSWLIFGNPHFEQDFLYQTEWQQYLKDGSLSRIDLAFSRDQAHKIYVQHRIAEQGEELWKWLESGAHFYICGDAERMAKDVHQALLDIAVKFGGKTEEEAEAYFEQLRSDKRYQKDVY, encoded by the coding sequence ATGTTGTTAAAAGAGCTTTCATCATTCGCTTCGCCACTGTCGTCAGGGCAGGTGGATAAGTTAAAGCAGCTCACCGCTGAGCTGAGTGCCGTGCAACTTGCGTGGGTAAGTGGATATTTATCTGCTACTGCCGAGCAAGGGACCAATCTTCTTGGTAGCGAAACCGCAGCTCAAAGCGATCCGGCACAGACCATTACAATTCTATACGGTAGCCAAACTGGTAACGGTCGAGGAGTAGCAAGCGAATTAGCCGCTAAGGCCCAAGCTCAAGGGTACGCCGTTAACCTAGCTTCTATGGGGGATTACAAGGTCCGTCAACTGAAGCAAGAAACCATATTACTGGCTGTCGTGAGTACTCACGGTGAAGGCGAAGCGCCCGATGATGCTATCGAATTGCATAAATTCCTGGCATCTAAGCGAGCGCCTAAATTAGAAAACTTAAACTATTCGGTGTTGGCTCTGGGGGATTCGAGTTATGAATTCTTCTGTCAGACAGGTAAAGACTTCGATGATCGCCTATCTGCATTAGGCGCTAAACCACTCCAGACTCTGGTTGAGTGTGATGTCGACTATGAATCTGCCGTTGAATTGTGGCAAGAGAGCGTGTTAGAAGCCGTTAAGCCGCTCATCGAAACCTCAGGTGCGAGTGTCGTTTCACTGTCCGGTTCCGGTATTCCTGGCGCTGCAGCGAGTGAGTTCACTAAGCAGAAACCTTACACTGCCGAACTTCTCGTGAGTCAGAAGTTAACCGGTCGTGAATCGGATCGTGATGTACGCCATGTCGAAATCGACTTAGGTGAGTCAGGACTGAGCTATCAAGCCGGTGATGCTCTGGGGGTATGGTTTACCAATACAGAAACCTTAGTCGAAGAGTTATTGACTAAATTATCCCTGGACGGCGATGAAGCCGTAACCGTGGGCAAGGATACCTTGTCTCTCAAGCAAGCGTTAATCGAGAAGAAAGAGCTGACTCAGCTTTATCCCGGTCTGGTTAAAGATTGGGCCGCACTTAGCGGTAATGCCGAGCTGCTGAGCATCAGCGATGACAAAGCCCTGACTCGTCAGTTTGTACTGAATCATCAGCTAGCTGATCTAGTCACAAATTACAGCGCAGAAGTAACCTCTACCCAGCTGTTAGCCATGCTTCGACCTATTACACCTCGTTTGTATTCCATAGCATCGAGTCAGTCAGAGGTCGAGTCCGAGGTACACTTGACCGTTGCTTTAGTCGAGGATGAAAGAGAAGGAGGCGCAAGATTTGGTGGCGCTTCACAGTTCCTGTCTCAAGCGCAAGAGGGCGCTGAAGTTAAGGTTTACGTCGAACCTAACAAGCATTTCAGACTACCTGAAAATCCAGAGACTGCCGTGATCATGGTAGGGCCGGGTACAGGTATTGCACCGTTTAGAGCCTTTATGCAGGAGCGTGCAGCTCAAGGCATCGAAGGCAATAGCTGGCTTATCTTCGGTAATCCACATTTTGAGCAGGATTTCCTCTATCAAACAGAGTGGCAGCAATATCTGAAAGATGGCTCCCTGTCGCGCATAGATTTAGCTTTCTCAAGAGACCAAGCCCATAAAATCTATGTGCAGCACAGAATTGCCGAGCAAGGTGAAGAGTTATGGAAATGGCTCGAATCAGGCGCGCATTTCTACATCTGTGGTGATGCCGAGCGTATGGCGAAAGATGTGCATCAGGCCTTGTTGGATATTGCGGTGAAGTTTGGCGGTAAAACCGAGGAGGAGGCCGAGGCCTACTTTGAGCAATTACGCAGTGACAAGCGTTATCAGAAAGACGTTTATTGA
- a CDS encoding phosphoadenylyl-sulfate reductase codes for MPELNTQVESVVSAQELLALLSAPAVEQKSELERINGFLEELTPRQRVAWGLKYLPGNHALSSSFGIQGAVMLNLVSTEKPDIPVILTDTGYLFPETYRFIDELSERLSLNLKIFASPMTPAWQEARFGQLWDKGLEGLDQYNRMNKVEPMQRALDELDVGTWFAGLRRSQSSTREALPILAIHGSRYKILPILDWSNKHVHEYLTEHDLPYHPLWEKGYVSVGDTHSSKPLELGMSEEETRFNGLKRECGLHFEI; via the coding sequence ATGCCTGAATTAAACACTCAGGTTGAATCGGTGGTATCTGCACAAGAGCTGTTAGCCCTGTTAAGCGCGCCGGCAGTCGAGCAGAAAAGCGAGCTTGAGCGTATCAATGGCTTCCTCGAAGAACTGACTCCTAGGCAAAGAGTGGCCTGGGGGTTGAAGTATCTCCCTGGTAACCACGCATTATCATCGAGCTTTGGTATTCAAGGCGCGGTGATGTTGAATCTGGTTAGCACTGAGAAGCCGGATATCCCGGTGATCTTGACCGATACCGGTTACCTTTTTCCGGAAACCTATCGGTTTATCGATGAGCTGAGTGAGCGTTTGTCGTTAAACCTTAAGATATTTGCCTCACCTATGACCCCTGCCTGGCAGGAGGCGCGTTTTGGCCAGTTATGGGACAAAGGTCTAGAGGGTTTAGACCAATATAATCGTATGAACAAGGTCGAGCCAATGCAGCGAGCTCTGGATGAGCTGGATGTTGGTACCTGGTTTGCGGGCTTGCGTCGCAGTCAATCAAGTACCCGAGAGGCTCTGCCTATCTTAGCGATTCATGGATCACGCTATAAAATCTTACCAATTTTGGATTGGAGTAATAAGCATGTGCATGAATACTTAACTGAGCATGATCTGCCTTATCACCCACTTTGGGAGAAGGGCTATGTATCTGTTGGTGATACGCATTCCAGCAAGCCATTAGAGCTAGGTATGAGTGAAGAGGAAACGCGTTTCAACGGCCTCAAACGCGAATGTGGCCTGCATTTCGAGATATAG